The following nucleotide sequence is from Pleurodeles waltl isolate 20211129_DDA chromosome 8, aPleWal1.hap1.20221129, whole genome shotgun sequence.
gaaaatgtttgcagatatttcaacGGCAGGTATCAAGctatgcttgcatctatctgcaacaaaagcaatcctcctcttggagacgtGAGTGATTTATTTTGAtgaaaagagtaccaggcaagtTGAGCTCCTCACATTCCCATGatactatggataaaagatgcacccaaaTTTGGGCACAAAGTGATGAGtttgtgttgtcttttatagaacagtatgtcacaAGTAGCATACCAAAACAAACTGCTGAAAGAGGTCTCACACAACACTTTTTGCATTTTCAAAGACAGATGTTGGAAGTAATGTTGTTGTACATACAGGTCTAAGGGAAATATTTACTGAAGATGTCGATTTGGATTTCCACGACTTGTAATTTAAAATGGAACAGCTTTTTGGCTTCATTCAGATATACTGTGACACCAAAATCACCCAAAAAACATATAAGTTAAAGAGAACTGaagattccaaatatattaatgactacaaccctatgatttcaaaaatgtaaaatgataacatggacatacaatttgttgcagacaactccattgccgTGGCTCGGTATgtcacattgtacatcacaaagtctgaaaaaactgagatgaaggagatgtggtaGGAGATTTATGCAGAGACACTCTgcaagaaattgtattccttcagcttgaaaatgctttcacatacGGAAATGGGATCCCATGAAGCCTGTGACAAACTGAGTTCTGCAAgtttcttttcaaaatcaaaagaaattgtaTGAGTAAGTCTTGGTCTAGCTACTAgaaccagaaagtacagacattgtaaaatcaaatatgttggatacaaaCTATCCAAGAAGAGGTCCACAGctagaagacaagtgcctttatgaaattcttcaaatgtAAAGACACAGAAGTAAGGTAAGTGAAATCATAGAAGAAAGGAAATACGTAGTACGTGGTTGTGACGGATGTTTAGTGAAACATGGAAAAGAAAACCTAACTAACCACCCAAAACGTAGCTTCCAAACATctgagaaaaaataataattttatttagcacttcttcaactTTTCAAACCTTGGCATAGTGAATTGTAATtacttggggattatgactgctatgaagattgtTTTAATACTGTTAAAGATAGTATTGAGTGTCCCCATGTTCGCAAACTACTTAcagatgttaaatgatgagatacagcAGGAATAAATGATTGCTGCTGAGGATAGTTTTCAAAGTAGCCAAAGTTCTGCATCTTCAAGCAGTATCCTCTtggaaaacctattattgaaaatgaagctggagtagctatgaatgaagtggaaactgccatGGAACAAGCTAGACAAACATTTGTAGATCTGGAACAATTAGTTGGACAACTCAATGACGAGCAAAAAGAGATTTATATTGAAGTTAAAGAGAAAATAGAACATGCATTGCTACATGAGAAATGGCTATGCAATTGCTCATTATTCAAACCAATACTACTATATATTAACTGTCAGGCTggtactggaaaaagctttttCTTCAAAGTTATCTCTAATTATCAACAGAAAACTACAGAATCAAACTTGCTGCCTGTAGTGATAGCACCTACTAGATTAGCTTCACAGAATATCAAGGGAATAATGTTACATAGACTAGTAATGCTACcagttgaaaatgaaaataaactgaAATACTAgaggttatctggtgaagcttgtcatgaggtggcaAGAGTATTGAAGAAAATAAAgctttaattattgatgaggtgagcatggtctccaatctcatgcttgcctttgttcacctgAGAATGCAACAGGTACTCAAAACGGAGTAGaacatcttgtttggaggaaagcatttgattgtttttggagacctactacagctaactcctgtaaaaggacagcctgtttttaaaactctttcacatgaagagactCAAAGCTCATTGGGATGTATTGACAATGTAaatatttggcaatattttcaatacaatgAACTTATTACAAATATGTGTCAAGCCTCTGACATAGGatatggaaacattctaaaggacattagagtaggtgTTCTGATAGAGGAGGGAAGACTTATGTTGGAAAGTTAACTTATCAAGAAACTCTCTTCCTCTAAGAAGATAGCAGTAGAGCTAATGTGTAACTTTTAAATAGAGGAGACACATGTAATTTCTTTGATGTCTACACTTCAAGAATGTGCTGAAGAATTACTAAAACATTTTGGAGATTACTTCTACTGACAAAATGAAACACCAAGGAGTAACTGTCCTGCTGAATGAAAAATTACAAGAAGCATTGGACTCTTTGGAGACATCTggatccaggactgctggactagagaagtgtttgcctgtctgcaaaaactgtagagtaattctaagatgtaatttaaatataaaagaaggattggtaaatggtgcaGTGGGTAAAGTTTTGATTTCATAAATCTTTCTAACCGTGTTGAGGTTGAATTTTTAGCCATatagtttgatcaggttgatggcatAAAGAAAATAGGACGAGTTGTTGTAtggtttttgcttgtaaaagatttGTATATCCGACGAAAACAGTTTCCTCTTTGTCTTACATATGCAGTAACAATCCACAAGTCTCATGGCAtaaatgttgacattacatttattAATATCAGAAGTACagttttaaagaaggaatgtcatatgtagcattgtctcgGGTTTGAACATTATATGATTTGTTTTTGATTCATTTTGATGAAAAaaagcttagtgcagatgcaaattgttTGAGAGAGTACAACTGATTAAGAAGTGAATATGCTTGTCATCTAGGACAGTACCCTGTTTATGAAAAGTGTATATTATGCCCTAAGCAGAAACTAACAAAACAATCAAAGAACATTATAGAAAAGACCAAAAAGAAAGCTAAAGAAGAAAGTGTcaagaaaaaaaaactggaaaaggatggagatattgtaggttaccagttggacaACACTACTGGTGTAAACCGCTgtgctaatgttgttctcaatgttctcttccatttaCCACGTTGTAAATGCAATCCAAGAAAAACCATTGTACAAAGCACTAAGTAATTGCCTTCAACGCTTATCTTGTGACAgaactgtaatacattctgcttcatgcATTCCATAACTAGaagacaaatatagtggatctgtagtatttatTCTAAATGCTCAACAAAATTCACAGGAATGGTGATGATTGGCGTTTTAGAAGATgaagatgtaaatattgatgacatatttggactgagttatacatggaaccatgagtgtgaagattgatCTTTCACATCTAGAACTAAAATCCAATCTGAGCGATTTCAGTACTTAACCCTGCCAGATTCTAAAACTGTGgctaataaaaaagagtgaccaaaatatgactTGTCCAAGCTGCAAATGTATTCTCTACATTGCTTATACAGTGGAGTGTTAAATGCATTATAGCAATGTTTTggtgatgcagagcagatggaacaaaagtggacactgagattacaaactttaaagctggacagatatcaatttctggtaaaacatactgtactttggctatcatTTTCCATAAAGGCCTAAATATTATATCAGGACATTTCTATACTATATATTTAAAGACTTAAACTGGATGGAAGGAGTGCAATTAGAGCagtctgcaatttaaaaaaaaccctACCTTTTAGACTTCCTAATTCTTAACTAATATTCCTTCAGCCAAAGTTCtaagtctgttttctttaaaaaaaaatttagatAAGGTCTTACATGTTGACATATATAGTGCTATTCAGCTTATGAGGGAGCAAGTCTTCAAAAATATATCAATACATGAATTGTGCATAAATGAGATGAAAGGATTTCTTTTATAAAAACATACGTCATTTTTTTCTCTACATGGATTTTCAATTTTcaggggtgatgtcaacaaaaTTATATCCAAAACgtaaaggacctcattatgaccctggcagatggggagaagtggcggtaaaaccgccaacaggccggtgaaaaaaaaattgaattatgaccatggcggttaccgccatggtcatccgccactcctccactccgaccgccagggcggtgacgaccgatgggctggagactttggtctctagcccagcagccgtcaccataccgccggcagtatcaggaccctgcataccgccatggatttcgggtggtttggacccaccacgaaatccatggcggtcggcactatcagtgccagggaattccttccctggcactgataggggtctgacccaccccccttccccaccccgagtcctccccccacacccccacacccctgccaccctcctaAGGTGAAAGattgttttccccactgttcaatgatgattatacAGTACTATGTTTATAGGTGCTAGTATAAAGAAACTGAGAATAGAAAATATGGAAACTGAAATGTTTTAGTAAATTGTGATATACTGCTATAGCATAATAATGtatactgatttgttttacatCAATATTTGGAGAGATATGTCATCAAAATTGTGAAGATAGCAGACTGGCAGAAAGTATTTGTTTCTGGTACATACTGACACTTGTTTATTCTTAGTCAATATTCTTTATTGGTATAACAGTGTGTTTTCTGGTTTCTGACCTATATAGTGTGTGACACACACTTACTCAGTGTGTCATGTAGGTACTCATATAACTGTACATACatcacttatacattcactcaaTCATTTATTCACTCATTCACGCAGATATACTACCACTCAGTCACACATACTCCACCCATACATTCTTTAATTCATCCATATATCAATACTATACCCATTTAGCCATATACCAGTAATGTATTCACTTACTCAGACATagatgcactcatgcacccagttacttAACCATACAGTACCAACTACAAAATCTCACTCACGGATGACATTACTCTTATATCGACTCACTCACCTAAACAACCACTTACGTACCCAATCATTTATGGATACAAACACTGATGCATGCtatcactcacacatccagtcagtcATGCACCCATTCTCTCACTCAGtgcctcactcatccacccactgagTCATGGATACACCAAGTAATATACCCACTGACACACCTATGTAGTCACGTATGTACCTATTCACTAACAAATACAGGAAGTCATGCATTCTCTCTAAACGATGATCCCACTAAtatacccagtcacacacctatTCAACCACTCATACACCTAGTCAGTAACACATACACCACGTATGCACCCTATCACTCTTCCATAcatctactcatgcacccactcactcaccaatacaaccactcatgcaactTATCGGTCATACATACACACCCTCACGCAGCCATTCACTCTGCCATGCAGCCAATCATGCTCATATGCACTTAATAAAACAGACACTGaagtacccagtcactcatccatacagtgactcccacatgcattcactcatctacacaagcactcacacacccatgcactcacccatacagccactcacataaccaGTCAGTCAGGCGTAAAGGCATTCATGCACCCtaccactcactcatacagtcagttATGTAccgattcagtcacccatacactcgCACATACcctttcactcacctatacagacactcatgcacctagttACTCACCCAACTCACTCTTGCAATTTAGTTTTAACATGAAAGATGTGGTTCTAAAAAGAACTGTTATTTTGTTTTGtgggttttgtgtgtgtttgttgtgctcTTTTAACTatttagatttttttgtgttttagtgGTATTTTCTGAAAAAAAGGAACATTACATGCAACGGCAAGCAAAACAATTTGCATAGTCCGTCAAAGTAGAAAAACTAAAACAATGGCATTTTAACATTCGTGCGCCTTgattgtttgcaccagatttggaaCAGCTTGGTTGCCAACACTCAAAACTGAACTCCAGAAATATGGCGTGCACCAAATGATGGTCCTGGCTGGTGAGGAGATGCATTGGAATCACCTTCCTTCACCAGCCTCTGTATTTTCGCTCTTGGAAATCAAGTAGAGTGCATCCTGCTAAGATTTTTGAACATGCCCGATGTCCCACAAGAGTATTTCCTCTCACTCCCTATGGACAACACCTTCTCACAAAGAGTGCATGCCACTTTCTGAGCATTtactttttttctcctttcttcttgtgCAGTTCCTCTTCCTCTAAGATGCTGATATCCTCCATGTCCTGCTGCTCTCCTGAAGCTTCTGTatccaaaaagaagaagaaggacaaaaaaCACCAAATCACAGggactaactcttgggtttggtaGAGAAGTGTGAAAACACATAGCCACTCCCAAACTAAATTGCAATACATGGGACCTCTCACTATGGAAGATGGAAAGGGTCTCAGCCAAGGATTGGATTAGTTTATGTACCATGCATGGCAAACTGTCAGCAAGGGGTCATACATTCACCTAATTTCCCCTCCTATGTACAGCGTGTCAGTTAAGTTGTATGAGTTGGAGTTCAACCGGTACTATAACTGGAAGCAGTTATTGTTAGCACATGATGTGCTCAATGAAATGAGAAGCCTCAACACACCTTGATCGGTTTATTTACCAGTTAAAGACCTCCAATCTACATATCATTGAAAACATCTCTGTATAGCAATGCAGTGCAAGGTACCAATGCTTGCCAACATGTTTTGGTCACAGAACACGTCATGGTGACATTTAGTGCTACAGATTTCCTAACGCCATTCTCAGCCATTTTTATACTAACACACACTAACATGAAAGAACGTCACTGTAGAAAATACATAAGCAGGTCTGATTTCTACTGGCTACACCTCAGTTCCAAAACAACAAGTGCATCATCAAAATGGCCATCCCAGGCACTCTAACCAGTAGTCCAGGACCCGTTCAGTGCTAATTGAGTATAAGGGAAATCCAGGGAAATCCAGCCTATACAACTACACATTTTTTTCTTATGGCACACACTCTCAAAAGAGCATCATTGCAAGATTTATTGCGGGACCATAGGCACTGTACCAGAGCACATATCCAGAGCATGCTGCTCAGCCACATGCAAACCTTCAGTCAACTCGGACTCGCTCTACAGCCTCGCTCTTCTGCCAGCACAAGACCTCTGCAAATCTCTAGCTTTCTTGGTTCTCCAGAGGTCATGTTCTCTTCTTCAACAGACAGCAGTTGTCCTCAGGATTCATAACTACAAGGATCCTTCTGAATTTGGTCTGGAAACTAATGAATTTGTTTCTGCACAAGACCTCTAAACTTCCAATGACTAAACAGTTGTGAATAGAGTCCTAAGAGTTATTTAAATAGCTCCTTTTATGTTGTCATATGAGTGAAAAGATGTCCTCTCTTAAAACAGGCAAAACTTGGAAAAAATTGACTCAATCTCCACCTTTGGGTTACAGACAAATAAAGCAGAGCTCAGACTGGTCAACTTTCAGCTAACTGGGCACCTGCTGAATCTCAATTTCTCCACGAGAGGCATATGGCTCATTGTTCATGTTAGACAAAGCTATCTCAGTTGCGACTGTGAAATTAATTTCTGCCATCCGGGTCTTAAACAACGCGATTTGTGGGTTATGAACATTAAGATCCTGTGCTCTTGTGTCAATATTCACATTAACATCTACTAGAACCAACTTCTGATTGTATTGAATGACAGTATTCGGGTAGACCACACTCTCCTCTGTCATGCTCCTGTCAGCTCATCACCAGCTTATGAGCTTCTATGACTTCCAACAAATTCATGTCAGTGTTCCTGTACAAACAAATCTCTAGAAACAAGGCACCACAATGTATCTGTGATCTGACCATTGTTTGCCCAAGTGAGTTATAGAGCAGACCCATGATTGCATCCTTCATATTCCATTTCCATCTAATGTCCTAAAACTTCCTTAGGCGGGCAATGGCAGGGAAGACCAGGGAGAGGTTTCATACCTTTGTTACCACTTTAGCTAGGTGCAAAAGGATAACACCGAACACTGCCAATCTGAGCAGAAATGTGTTTGCCTCTGGCCACCAAACTATTGTGTTACCTATTTGCTGCCACACAaatcaaatttctttttttttcaaaacaaatagtGTCAACGTGTTTCAGCCTTTATTATTTATCGGTCTCATTAGGACCTATGGTTGATAGCTAATTTTCTGATCTTAACATAACATATACAGTATATCCTCGTTATATGCGTAGGGCCAATGTGGCATCTCCAGCAGACCGCTAAAGACAGCGAAATATGTCCggggaaagcagaaaacaaatTTGCTGCAAGTGAAATGGAGGTGGTATTCATTTAATAGCCACTCTTCATATCAGGGGTCTACAAATCTTAACAGAGTCAGGAACCAAACTATGGTTATTAAATAACTAGGGATATGTGTCTTCCTTATGGCGACCCAAATGGTAGATTATGTTTTTGAAACCATATGTATAACCACTTTTGGACGCTTTGGTCCTAAACATATTGGCTTGATAGGTAATGGAAtgctttttgtatatatatatatatatatatatatatatatatatatatatgtatatatatatatatatatatatatacatatatattttttttttagattgatgtgTATACGTTTGTTTAGATACATGTCTTGTTTTTATTAACAAAAGAGAAGATTAATTGACAATTTAACTCACATTTCAAATATGTTTGgattaaaaataaatgtgaaacaaagtttatgattgctGAGTCTAATAATTTAAAAGAATGTTGAATTAACAATTTGCCTTTACACAAATATGTTGTTGTGTCCGCCAGATTTATGGGTATTTGTTGGGGAtctcctgtttaaattgttatTCCTATTTCTCCATTTTCTTACTTTGTGGTTCTTGCCCTAGAGATGCAATAATTATGGGGGAACCCCATATTATATTTCTGACCATGACTAGGCTTGTGGCACTTAGCACCAGAATTTCATGGATTGCTAATTCTTGTGAGGTGTTAATTAGTGCTGCAGGTTCTGTTTGGTTTTAGGGGTACACTGCCTGCTTGCATCGCAAAGGTCTTTCAAGAGGTGGCCCTCATTATGGACATTACACTTGATTTACAGGCTTTTGCCAAAACTGTCTCTATGATTACACCCACAGAGTTGGTGGCATTCTGCATTGCTGTCTCTACCACCAGTTACAGTTTTTATTGTTTCTTCTTGCTCTTTTGTGTTTCTGGCAGGTATACGTAGACAGGTAGTCTAGGCAGGTAGTCTGCCATACTCTGTGCTTCAAGATGATACCCCATGATAAAATTATTTTCTTGCAATTAAAGAATCAACTAGTGGGTATGGTGCAGGCCCTTATAACAGGTGTACTAGTGGTGTATCATTGTTTGCAACCTTGGTGGCCATAAAGAGATGTGGAAGTGCCATCACCCCTAGAGAATTTCTCTTGGTTATTTCCGAGTCTGTGAGTAGCCACAATCCACCGAGCTGGCATCCACTATACGCTACATGAAGCAATGGGGCTCCAGACCTTTACTGTGTCATCCACCAGTGTGTTCTTGTTAGTCTGGAAGGATTTATTATGAGGTAATGACACTCCCACTTAATGTTCTTCTTGATGAGTTAATATTACAAGTGATATCAAACACTCTTTGATGAGTGGATGattgataatttttttatttttaaagcacgCTGATGTCCATGGACAGGGTTGCGGGTATGGTGCAAAGTCTTATAACAGGGGCACTAATGGTTGGTGAAAATTTGAACATTGACTGGTGTCCATTAAGACAGAGGTGAAAGTGCCAATACCAACAGAGAATTTCTATTGGTTATTATGTGATCAACGGGTAGCGCCTGTCCACTATAACATACATAAAGGAAAGGTCCAAGCCAGCATTTACTATACCATCCAGCAGTGTGTTCTTGTTGGCTTTGAACGCTTTAATTCTGTGGTTACCATACACCTGCTCAATGTTTTTCCTAACAATCTCATAGCCAAGGGACCTCACACATTCactttaattattaattaattcattGAATACTTTTAAATTTATAgataatttattttgtaatttgttgaTCAGCCAGCAGCACCTATCAACAGGGGATGGTGTCCACTATCACCTACATGGAGGAATGGGGTCCAAGcaggcatttaggcccatatttatactctttttgcacctgatttgcgtctttttttaacacaaatttggcgcaaacataactccatatttatactttggcgctagacccgtccaacgCCAAAGTTATGAAGTTTGAGTAATtgtttggacgtgaaaacctaccttgtgctaatgacatgcaaggtaggaattcctgtggcaaaaatgactttaaggcatgcgcgtcttatttatcctctggcatcAAAATGGCGCACAGGAAGAGGTGGGCCTCAAAACACGGCGCCCAGCcagatttgtgctgttttttaacgcctgggtcagggcaggcgttaagggacctgtcatttccatggtgggaggccatggaaacagtccacaggtgcccttccctgcacccagggacaccccctgacacattagcccacccctggaggacaccaatggttttataggtaagtattaggtccCTCTTTACAACCTCGCCGGTCTTTTAAAAAGATCGCTgaggctgcaggagccagaatacTGACAGTGCCGGCggcatttctggctccctattatgacttttccgttggcccagtggaaaagtcacatcaacattgctgccggcttgtaatagagccggcggcaatgctgatgtgcagcgggtgcagtagcacccaatGCGCATTTCAAACGACGGGGCtatgcttgggggcccctgcactgcccatgccaagagcacccAAAGTCCTCCTTactggcagcctttccatggcagtgtttaccgccgtggccaggctggcagtcgaggacttataatccccagggcagcggtgcttgtaccgCTGCCCTGGGGTTTATGGCCGCCAGGCGAAAGTCTGGCGGTATAGTgaaggggccagcggtatggctgtggctattgcaccatggtcataatagctgatggaacactgccagcctgttggcagtgttaccgccagcttaccgccggccgccagggtcgtaatgaggacctatatgttttatatttatatctatatatacaagagagagatagagacagagacagagtttttagggtgggtattgtttTTTGGAGGGCAGggcgtttttagggtgggtatgagtttttgggtggtaagaagtTTTTAGGTGTTTAGGGTAGTTGGGTTTagggtgctaagggcatttttaggttttagggtggatatggtgtTTTGGGTGGTAAAAGGTTTTTAGGGTTCTGGTTCAGTATGGTATTtaaggtggtaagggtatttttaggatttaggggagtatgggtttttgggtagtaaggacatttttatgttttagggtgagtGTGGATTTTTGAgtgataagggcattttaggttttattgGTGGGTATGGATTTGAGGGTTGTAAGGGTATTTGTAGGCTACGTATGGGTTTGTAGGTGGTaggtgcatttttaggttttagggtgggtatggggttttgggtggtaaggggtttttagggtttagggtgggtatgggatttagagtggtaagggtattttagggtttagggtgggtatggattattgggtgtaaggggtttttagggtttatgcTGCATATGGGTTTtaaggtggtaagggtatttttagggtttagggtgggtagggaatTTTGAGTAGCAATATAAATATATAGCCAAGGAGTTGTGGGCCCTAAGGTGAGGGGAAGCATAATTGTATACTAAAAATCAGTCACGTGTCTAAGAGGCTTTGATAGTCTAGCAATTAGGTGTAGGATGAGCTCAAGTGAATGAGAACAGATGACTTTTCAAAATGTCAGCATGTGAGCAAGTTTCTATTGGAGCAACAGTTTTTGAAAAATCATGCCTTGGTAACGGGCCAGAAATGAGAACATTTGGTTATCATGTTTTCACACTGTCAAGCAAACAAAGCCATTACAAGCTATATGGGGTCAAGGACCATCTCAAATGCAGCATAGACATTAGGAACAACTAGTGCAGCTTTGCCAACTTTGCCTAAGACTAAACCAATGTCATTGATGTGGTAAACTAGCCCAGCCTTTGTCCCACAAGAAGAGTAAAATCCTGAATGAGTGGGGTCCAGAATACAATTGCTTTCAATGGTCTTAATGAGATGGTTATTTACTGTACTTTCAAATATTTTGGCTGTAAAGGGGGTGTGGCCGGGTGATGCAAAGAGGACACGAAGGCAGCGTTTAACAGTTCAGGTGAGGTTTATTTTTAGTGTGAAAAAATAAGAATTCTGTATTGTTTTGTGTCTTATTATTGTGACGGCTGCGGCTCAGGTTCTCCGTTTCTTGTTTCtcttcttccagggctcccaggaggcacatgtgaGGAAACACAAGATAAAAGTACCGGTAAGTAGGATATCCTAAATACAGGTTTTATCTTTTCCTCTTcgtcttttttgtcttctttttcccttttttctgtctATCTTTTCCGTGCCCTTCTTTATTCTTTGTTCTTTATTACGTGATGGgagtctctccctctccctctcttgttCCCCTTTTTCTCTACCGCTGGTAGCCTGTTAGTTTCTTGGAGGTCTTTCTCTCGTTCTCTCTTACTGTCTTTTGTTGGAGTTTCCTTCTTTCGTTTTTGTTCTGCCTTTATTAATTCTCGCTGCCTTTACTGGACCGTTTTTTGTCTGGCTCTGATTCTGGGTCCTTTCTGATCCACCTCTTTCTTTCTTGTATAAGTATTGCCCTTCTTACACCACCCCATCCCCGTATTATAGTGTCTCCTCCctccaccacaccccttcctttccacaaaaacaaaaaccaacaatgcaaaaaaaaaaaaaaaaaaagctatgaagTCTCACAGCCCAAATACTTCCTACTACTGTCAGGGCTGGGTATTGTCTCCCAACCACCCCCTCTTTCCCCTTTCCCCCGGAGCAACACacacctggagaggccacgcttctcctgaagcgtggctggaattTGAGTTGGGCGCCTCCCTCGCCGCTGGTGCCGCTCTGGGCTCTCCTGTACTGGGTACGGCGTCCTCCTCAAAATGGGCAGCTCCTGGGCTTGGTTGTCGGTTCCTGGTCATCGTCCTCGCGGCAGTCTCGGTATCCTCCAGCTTCCTGACGTCTGGCGACTTCTTCGAGGCAGGGACATCTTTTATTCGTGAAAGGGCGCGAAGTTGCTGTCCCTGCCCTTTGGAACCCGGAAGTCGAAGGGGATTGGTCGGCGGACCTTCCCCTTCCGGGTCGGAGGCGGCAGAGGCAGTCCGAGCTGCAACCTCCGTTGGGGCCGTCGTGTGCCatggcccgtcacatacactccccctagtgAGTGGCTGATAGAGCCGCACCGAAGCTGGGTAGCGAGAAAGATAATCAGCATTAACCATGCAGGATCCAGGGGAATGAtgaacctggaaggaaaaaggctgtagtgAGAGGAACCATCTGAGAACCTGTGCATTAGTATCTTTATGCTTGGAAAGCCAGGTTAAAGGCGCATGATCCGTCAGTAGCGTGAAGGTTCTCCCAGGCAAATAGTAACATAGTGCTTCGACAGCCCATTT
It contains:
- the LOC138250243 gene encoding uncharacterized protein, with protein sequence MVGYYCRFIPCFSTIAGPLTDLLKKTSPNHIATLSTSELQTDASDVGLGAVLSQVDRNGALHPIVYISRKLLPREQHYPTLEKECLAIKWAVEALCYYLPGRTFTLLTDHAPLTWLSKHKDTNAQVLRWFLSLQPFSFQVHHSPGSCMVNADYLSRYPASVRLYQPLTRGSVCDGPWHTTAPTEVAARTASAASDPEGEGPPTNPLRLPGSKGQGQQLRALSRIKDVPASKKSPDVRKLEDTETAARTMTRNRQPSPGAAHFEEDAVPSTGEPRAAPAAREAPNSNSSHASGEAWPLQVCVAPGERGKRGWLGDNTQP